A section of the Castanea sativa cultivar Marrone di Chiusa Pesio chromosome 12, ASM4071231v1 genome encodes:
- the LOC142620385 gene encoding uncharacterized protein LOC142620385, with amino-acid sequence MLWEYLSVVANIHNLPWVIAGDFNELLSNDEKFGSRPVNLSRALSFKERMDACNMADLGFQGPRFTWSNDHGVSSLIQERLDRFFANPDWCMLYLEAQVSHLTRCSSDHCPVLLDLHPQSNFRLDRPFRFQNFWLSDNSFPDLVRNAWANHAGLYDSLNKFTSEVKFWNRELFGNIFAKKKRILACLSGIQRTMAVRPTSFLVNLEKELQLELNSILNQEEELWAFKSRIN; translated from the coding sequence ATGCTTTGGGAATATTTGTCTGTTGTTGCAAATATTCATAATTTACCTTGGGTTATAGCTggtgattttaatgaattattgtcaaatgatgaaaaatttgGGAGTAGACCTGTTAACCTATCTAGAGCCCTTTCCTTTAAAGAGCGTATGGATGCTTGTAATATGGCTGATCTTGGATTTCAAGGGCCAAGATTCACTTGGTCAAATGATCATGGTGTTAGTTCTCTCATCCAAGAAAGGCTAGACAGGTTCTTTGCAAATCCTGACTGGTGCATGTTGTATCTGGAAGCCCAAGTTTCACACCTAACTAGATGCTCCTCAGATCACTGCCCAGTGTTGCTTGATCTTCATCCACAATCAAACTTCAGATTGGATAGACCTTTCAGATTTCAAAACTTCTGGCTCTCGGATAATTCCTTTCCGGATTTAGTGAGGAATGCTTGGGCCAACCATGCTGGTTTATATGATTCCTTAAATAAGTTCACAAGTGAGGTCAAGTTCTGGAATCGTGAATTGTTTGGGAACATATttgcaaagaagaaaagaatctTGGCTTGTTTGAGTGGAATTCAAAGAACCATGGCAGTTAGGCCTACTTCTTTTCTTGTCAATCTAGAAAAAGAGCTACAACTGGAGCTCAATTCTATTTTGAACCAAGAGGAGGAGCTTTGGGCCTTTAAATCCCGAATTAATTAG
- the LOC142619300 gene encoding aspartic proteinase CDR1-like, which produces MASSVRFHLCFLVAYILLYYVIGLLATAHNVPQAQLIPFKGQHLMKVSIGTPPVDIYGLTDTGSSLVWTRCPCDVCYNQIHPKFDPKKSCTYSEISCQSEQCHLLLDEATCSPQNICNFNTGYASGLSKGVLAKEKVTITSTSGQAVSFDIAFGCAHNDTFYFDHHAMGIIGLGLGPSSFVSQIGSKRFSYCLLPYGTDPSITSKISFGNGSEVVGDGVVSTPLIVTKDSNSYYYVTLEGISVGDTYVPFNSSDKVFKGNVFIDSGTPQFGLPPDFYDRLEVEVKKQISIDPIKDDSLLGTRLCYRTEITNENGPILTVHFEGANVELKPTQTFNQPLKEYEYYCFGITSTANSDLAAWDGLGIYGNYVQANLLIGYDLETMMVSFKPIDCTKQ; this is translated from the coding sequence ATGGCAAGTAGTGTACGATTTCATCTATGCTTCCTTGTTGCCTATATTCTCTTATATTATGTTATAGGCCTTTTGGCAACAGCTCATAATGTCCCCCAAGCACAATTAATACCATTCAAAGGTCAGCATCTCATGAAGGTCTCAATTGGCACTCCACCAGTAGACATCTATGGCCTTACCGATACAGGTAGTAGCCTTGTGTGGACACGATGTCCTTGTGATGTCTGCTACAATCAGATTCATCCCAAGTTCGATCCTAAAAAGTCCTGCACATATAGTGAAATTTCTTGTCAATCAGAACAATGTCATCTACTATTGGACGAAGCCACTTGTTCTCCTCAAAATATTTGCAATTTCAATACTGGATATGCAAGTGGATTATCCAAAGGTGTTTTGGCCAAAGAAAAAGTTACCATCACTTCTACCTCAGGGCAAGCGGTTTCTTTTGACATTGCTTTTGGATGTGCACACAACGATACCTTCTATTTCGATCACCATGCAATGGGAATCATTGGGTTAGGACTAGGGCCTTCATCCTTTGTTTCACAAATTGGTAGCAAGAGATTTTCTTATTGCTTGTTACCATATGGCACTGATCCTAGTATTACAAGCAAGATAAGTTTTGGGAATGGGAGTGAGGTTGTGGGTGATGGTGTGGTTTCAACACCTTTAAtagtcacaaaagattcaaattcCTATTATTATGTGACACTTGAAGGAATTAGCGTTGGAGACACGTATGTGCCCTTTAACTCTTCAGATAAGGTTTTTAAGGGCAACGTGTTTATCGATTCAGGAACACCACAATTTGGTTTGCCACCAGATTTTTATGATCGCTTAGAGGTGGAAGTGAAGAAGCAGATTTCAATTGATCCCATTAAGGATGACTCTCTTTTAGGGACACGACTTTGCTATAGAACTGAAATTACTAATGAAAATGGACCAATATTGACTGTCCATTTTGAAGGTGCAAATGTGGAGTTAAAGCCTACACAAACTTTCAATCAGCCACTTAAAGAATATGAATATTATTGCTTTGGAATTACAAGTACTGCAAATTCTGATTTGGCCGCTTGGGATGGCTTAGGAATATATGGCAACTATGTTCAAGCAAATTTGTTGATTGGGTATGACTTGGAAACAATGATGGTCTCCTTCAAGCCGATAGATTGCACCAAACAGTAG
- the LOC142619160 gene encoding aspartic proteinase CDR1-like: protein MFHPYFLVASILTNYFIGLLATTASNNGGFTVELMHPDSPKSPFYNANKTFTGHLNKYYPNAIQSQVTALNAQHLMKVSIGTPPVDIYGIVDTGSDIVWTQCVPCDGCYKQVNPMFDPQKSSTYSDISCQSKQCRLIDSATCSPQNLCSYMYVYADASIAQGVLAKEKVTMISTSGQTVSLDIAFGCGHNDTGTFNDHEMGIIGLGGGPVSLVSQIGSIFGSNKFSQCLLPYDTDPSIASKISFGNGSEVVGDGVVSTPLVAKEDKTPYFVTLEGISVGDTYVPFNSSRKLSKGNVLLDSGTPPTIVPFDFYDPLAAEVQRQIAMDPIKDDPDVGTQLCYRTKTNLNGPILTVHFEGANVQLMPVHTFVPLKDGVYCFAMQESDGDVGIYGNYAQANFLIGFDKETMKVSFKPTDCTKQ, encoded by the coding sequence ATGTTTCATCCATACTTCCTTGTTGCCTCTATtctcacaaattattttataggcCTTTTGGCAACAACTGCTAGCAATAATGGTGGGTTTACGGTGGAGCTAATGCACCCGGACTCTCCCAAATCTCCCTTCTACAATGCTAACAAAACTTTTACCGGCCATCTAAACAAATACTATCCAAATGCCATTCAATCACAAGTAACAGCTCTCAACGCTCAGCATCTTATGAAGGTGTCAATTGGAACTCCACCGGTAGACATCTATGGCATTGTCGATACAGGTAGCGACATTGTGTGGACACAATGTGTACCATGTGATGGCTGCTACAAACAGGTTAATCCCATGTTtgatcctcaaaagtcctccacATATAGTGATATTTCTTGTCAGTCAAAACAATGTCGTCTTATAGACTCTGCCACTTGTTCTCCTCAAAATCTTTGCAGTTACATGTATGTATATGCAGATGCTTCCATAGCCCAAGGTGTTTTGGCCAAAGAAAAAGTCACCATGATTTCTACCTCAGGGCAAACAGTTTCCCTAGACATTGCTTTTGGGTGTGGACACAACGATACCGGGACTTTCAATGACCATGAAATGGGAATCATTGGGTTAGGAGGAGGGCCTGTGTCCCTTGTTTCACAAATAGGTTCCATCTTTGGTAGCAACAAATTTTCTCAATGCTTGTTGCCATATGATACTGATCCTAGTATTGCAAGCAAGATAAGTTTTGGCAATGGCAGTGAAGTTGTGGGTGATGGTGTGGTTTCAACACCTTTAGTAGCCAAAGAAGATAAGACCCCCTATTTTGTCACACTAGAAGGAATTAGTGTTGGAGATACATATGTGCCATTTAACTCTTCACGTAAGCTTTCTAAGGGCAACGTGTTACTAGATTCAGGAACACCACCGACGATTGTGCCATTTGATTTTTATGACCCATTGGCAGCGGAAGTGCAGAGGCAAATTGCAATGGATCCCATTAAGGATGATCCTGATGTGGGGACACAACTTTGCTATAGAACTAAAACTAATCTTAATGGACCAATTTTGACTGTCCATTTTGAGGGTGCAAATGTGCAGTTAATGCCTGTACATACCTTCGTTCCACTTAAAGATGGGGTTTACTGCTTTGCCATGCAAGAATCTGACGGTGATGTTGGCATATATGGCAACTATGCTCAAGCAAATTTCTTGATTGGATTTGACAAAGAAACTATGAAGGTCTCCTTCAAGCCGACTGATTGTACCAAACAGTAG
- the LOC142619009 gene encoding aspartic proteinase CDR1-like, whose amino-acid sequence MFHPLFLVAFILSNYLVCLLGTAARNGGFTFELVRQDSLNTPFYNANKYYPNVPQSQISAYKGQHLMKVSIGTPPVDIYGIADTGSDLVWTQCVPCDGCYNQTNPMFDPQKSSTYSDISCQSEQCHLIDTGTCSPQNLCSYTYAYGSGSITQGVMAKEKVTITSTEGKTVSFDLAFGCGHNNTGNFNDQEMGIIGLGGGSVSLVSQLGSTFGSKRFSQCLLPFGTDPNIASKVSFGNGSEVVGSRVVSTPLVAKEDKTPYFVTLEGISVGKTYVPFNLSGKVSKGNMFLDSGTPPTLLPQNFYDRLVAEVQKQIPMDPIKDDPDLGTQLCYRTKINLHDNAPILTVHFEGADVLLTPIHTFIPPKDGVYCFGMQSFGNIDIGIYGNFAQANYLIGFDRETMRVSFKLTDCSKQ is encoded by the coding sequence ATGTTTCATCCACTGTTCCTTGTTGCCTTTATTCTCTCAAATTATCTTGTATGCCTTTTGGGAACGGCCGCTCGCAATGGTGGCTTTACCTTTGAGCTAGTCCGCCAAGACTCTCTCAACACTCCTTTCTACAATGCTAACAAATACTATCCAAATGTCCCCCAATCACAAATATCTGCATACAAAGGCCAACATCTCATGAAGGTCTCAATCGGAACACCACCGGTAGACATCTATGGCATTGCTGATACAGGTAGTGACCTTGTGTGGACACAATGTGTACCATGTGATGGCTGCTACAATCAGACTAATCCCATGTTcgatcctcaaaagtcctccacATACAGTGACATTTCTTGTCAATCAGAACAATGTCATCTAATAGACACTGGCACTTGTTCTCCTCAAAATCTTTGCAGTTACACTTATGCATATGGAAGTGGTTCCATAACTCAAGGTGTTATGGCCAAAGAAAAAGTTACCATTACTTCCACCGAAGGGAAAACTGTTTCCTTTGACCTTGCTTTTGGTTGTGGACACAACAATACCGGGAATTTCAATGACCAAGAAATGGGAATCATTGGGTTAGGAGGTGGGTCTGTTTCCCTTGTTTCACAATTAGGTTCCACCTTTGGTAGCAAGAGGTTTTCTCAATGCTTGTTGCCATTTGGTACAGATCCTAATATTGCAAGCAAGGTAAGTTTTGGCAATGGCAGTGAAGTTGTAGGTAGCCGTGTGGTTTCAACACCTTTAGTAGCCAAAGAAGATAAAACTCCCTATTTTGTGACATTAGAAGGAATTAGTGTTGGAAAAACATATGTGCCTTTTAACTTGTCAGGTAAAGTTTCTAAGGGCAATATGTTTCTGGATTCAGGAACACCACCTACGCTTTTGCCACAAAATTTTTATGATCGCTTGGTAGCAGAAGTGCAGAAGCAGATTCCGATGGATCCCATTAAGGATGACCCTGATTTGGGGACACAACTTTGCTATAGAACTAAAATTAATCTTCATGATAATGCACCAATATTGACTGTCCATTTTGAGGGTGCTGATGTGCTTTTAACGCCTATACATACTTTCATTCCACCTAAAGATGGGGTTTACTGCTTTGGAATGCAAAGTTTTGGCAATATTGATATTGGAATATATGGAAACTTTGCTCAAGCAAATTACTTGATTGGGTTTGACAGGGAAACAATGAGGGTCTCCTTTAAGTTGACTGATTGCAGCAAACAATAG
- the LOC142620386 gene encoding uncharacterized protein LOC142620386 gives MPEVEDNENIVLKEKDTHSSHDDHGEKKDNPTSIPIQDLCFPLDKRFVPKVSFPQRLISSQKSAQFGDILKVFNQVQINIPFLDAIQQVSTYAKFLKDLVTMKRMTNVPKKAFLTEQLSLGELKPTTMRLQLADRSVKIPRGIVEDVLIKVDAFYFLVDFVVLDTEPAPNANTQIHVILGCPFLATSNALINFQSGVMKISFGNMTVKLNIFDKSKQVLDNENICEVNMIGNLVHDTLIQSSCEDPLKDCLTLFYCNLDIEKSIEEVNALLDSVPLLSTDSWQPKVVPFPLSSSPLPSTVGPPKLDDLWEHQLISILQEHKEAIGWKIIDIKGISSSVVMQRIHLEDTTKASQHVFDPGKLRSRWTGPFIVHTVYPHGAIKIENPKNGDMFKVNGQHLKPFLELEPLEVEEVLLDDPVYQD, from the exons ATGCCAGAAGTGGAGGacaatgaaaatattgtgttaaaGGAAAAAGATACTCATAGTTCACATGATGATCATGGAGAAAAGAAGGACAACCCAACCTCCATTCCAATTCAGGATCTTTGTTTCCCCCTTGATAAAAGATTTGTTCCTAAAGTTTCATTTCCTCAAAGGTTAATCAGTTCTCAGAAAAGTGCACAATTTGGAgacattttaaaggtttttaacCAAGTGCAAATAAACATTCCATTTCTTGATGCAATTCAGCAAGTTTCTACTTATGCCAAGTTTCTAAAAGATCTTGTGACAATGAAGAGAATGACAAATGTCCCTAAAAAGGCATTTTTGACCGAGCAA CTAAGTTTGGGGGAGTTAAAACCAACAACCATGAGACTTCAATTAGCTGATAGGTCTGTGAAAATACCTAGAGGTATTGTTGAGGATGTGCTGATTAAGGTGGATGCATTCtattttcttgttgattttgttgtgttagACACTGAGCCTGCTCCAAATGCCAATACACAAATCCATGTCATTTTGGGTTGCCCTTTCTTAGCCACATCCAATGCTTTGATCAATTTTCAAAGTGGTGTGATGAAGATTTCTTTTGGAAATATGACTGTTAAGCTTAATATCTTTGACAAAAGTAAGCAAGTACTAGATAATGAGAATATATGTGAGGTTAACATGATTGGGAACCTAGTCCATGATACTCTCATACAATCAAGTTGTGAGGATCCCCTAAAGGATTGCTTAACCCTTTTTTATTGCAATTTGGatattgaaaaatcaattgaggAAGTCAATGCATTGTTGGATTCTGTTCCTCTCTTAAGTACTGATAGCTGGCAGCCAAAAGTGGTCCCTTTTCCACTTTCTTCATCTCCACTCCCATCTACTGTAGGACCACCAAAGTTGGATGACTTATGGGAACACCAATTGATAAGTATACTTCAAGAACACAAGGAAGCTATAGGTTGGAAAATTATTGATATTAAGGGTATTAGTTCCTCTGTAGTTATGCAACGAATTCACTTGGAAGACACTACAAAAGCTTCCCAACATGTTTTTGATCCAGGCAAGTTACGATCTCGATGGACTGGTCCATTCATAGTTCACACTGTTTATCCCCATGGTGCTATTAAGATTGAGAATCCTAAAAATGGTGATATGTTTAAAGTTAATGGCCAACATTTGAAACCATTTTTAGAACTTGAGCCTCTAGAAGTTGAAGAAGTCCTCTTGGATGATCCTGTTTATCAGGATTGA